TGAACGGCTTCAAGCTTCTCGATCATTCTCTTAAGCTTGTTGAGGGCCAGATTTTGGATCTGGCGGATGCGTTCCCGGGTCACCCCGAACTTCTCGCCGACCTCTTCCAGGGTGCGTTCCGGTCCGCCGTCGAGCCCAAACCGGTAGCGGAGAATGGTCGCCTCGCGCTGTTCCAGGTTCTTCACCATCTCCTGGAGCATGTTCGTGACGGTCTTGTCCTCCAGCTCTTCGTAGGGAGAATCGGCGTTCTCGTCCTCCACCACTTCGGCGTAAGTATTGGAATCATCATCTCCGATGGGGGCGTCCAGGGAGGCGGGGCGGATCGCCGCGGTTCGCATCATGGCGACCCGCGATGGAGAGATCCCCAATTCCTCGCCCAATTCCTCGTCGGTTGGTTCGCGTCCGAACACCTCCTGTAACTTCATGGAGACGCGACGCATGCGCGAAATCTTGTCCACCAGATGGACGGGCAGCCGGATCGTCTTCGACTGATTAGCCAGCGCGCGCTTGATCGATTGCTTGATCCACCAGGCACCGTAGGTGGAAAGTTTGCCGCCCTTGGAGGGATCAAACCGTTCCACGGCCTTCATCAGGCCGATGTTACCCTCGCTGACCAAATCGAGCAGCGGCAACCCAAACCCTTCATAATCATGGGCGATCTTCACGACCAGCCGGAGGTTGGCCTTAATCATCTGCTCACGGGCCTTCTTGTCGCCCTTCTTGATGCGCGCGGCCAGGTCGATTTCCTCACTGGGGGTGAGCAGCTTTACCAAGCCGATCTCGCGCAGATAGAGTTTGAAGGCTGTATCGGCATCGTAGCTGCCCCGGTCCTTGGGGACCGCCGCTTCCACCGGCGTAGCTTCCGCTTCGCGCTTTACAAAGGTCGTGTCGATCAGCCTCACCTCATCCACCAAGTCCGGCGTTTTCGCCGGGGCTTTGGAGGATTTGGGGCCAGATTTTTGGGCCGCGCTCCGTGCGGCCTTAAACAATGCTTTCCCCTTGGTTTTCAACCCAGTCTTACGGACTTTTGTTCTCGCTGCCATACGTCCTATCCTATTCTTTTGCCCTCATTAACATCGGCAATTTGGTTTCCAAACTACAGCTCCCCTCGGGGCTTACTTGCTGAAGAGTCTGTTATTGATAAAGACAAACGTGATCGAGATCCGTCACGCGGATCCATGGCCGTATTCAAAGGAAATGATGAAATCATCGTTTTCTTGATCCGCGGTCCGCCCTGTAGTTCTCTTCTCGCCATGTCGATACCCCGTTTCTACGAGTCTGCCGCTTATCTCTTACGCGCCATGTTGCTTCTTGGATGCCTCGCCGCCCCTCAGGTTCAATCCCAAAGCTCATGGGTTTACTTTGGCACCTACACCGGCAAAAGCAGTCGGGGCATCTATGTGAGTCGTTTTGACTCGAAGACGGGGGTTCTGGGGCCGGCCGAATTGGCTGTGGAAACGAAGGATCCTTCCTACTTGGCCCTGCATCCGGGGGGAAAGTTCCTTTATGCGGTGAACGAGGTTGCGGAATTCAAAGGGAAGCCGGGCGGGGGAGTCAGTTCCTTCCAGATCGATCCCAAGACTGGCCTTCTGACCTCTTTAAACTCGGAGTCTTCTCGGGGAGGAGCGCCTTGCCATTTAATCGTGGACAAGGCCGGGAAACACGTGCTGGTGGCCAACTACACCGGGGGGAGCGTCGGTGTTTTGCCGATCGCCGCCGATGGCAGCCTGAAACCGATGGTTTCCTTCGTTCAACATACGGGAAAAGGCACCAACCCCGCACGCCAGGAGGCACCCCATGCTCACGCCATCTACCTCGATGCGGCCAATCGTTACGCCTTGGTGTCGGACCTCGGCCTGGATAAAGTTCTGGTATATCGGTTTGATGCGCAGACCGGGATCTTATCCTTGAACGATGCCACCTTGGCTGAGTTTAACCCGGGTGCGGGACCCCGCCATTTCGCATTTCTGCCGCGGGAGCGCGCGGGTTATTCGCTGAACGAGATTCAATCGACCATTACCACGTTGAGCTATGACCGTCGGCGGGGCCAATTAAGCGCCCTCCAGACGGTTTCAACACTCCCGCCCGACTTTACCGGCGGGAACGGCACCGCGGAGATTTTTGTGCACCCTACGGGTAAGTTCGTTTACGCCTCGAACCGCGGACATGACAGCCTGGCGGTGTTTAAAGTGACCGACTCCCAAGGTCGACTTTCACCCGTCCAGCATGTGCCGATCGGAGGTCGCACTCCCCGAGGCTTCGGCATTGACCCAACCGGGCGATGGATTCTGGTCGGCAATCAAAGTTCCGATCAGGCCACCATCTTCCGCATCGATTCACGGACCGGCAAGCTCACCGCTGCGGGAGCACCCGTTCCCGTTGGCTCCCCGGTCTCGGTGCACTTCCTGAAGATGAAGTAAGCCCAGGAGGCGACGTCTGAAGGGACGTAGAGAAGAGCAGTTCCAGAGAAACCTAAGACTTCGGGTTGAGGGGGCCGATTGGAAGGCTTGGGAGTGGGGGCATATTGCCCACGGACCACGCGGACCGCACGGATCTGAAGAGAAACCGAAGAGGCCGAGCCGACTGAAGTTACTGTTCTGCTGGGTTCGCTCCGACTCCGTGTGTTCTGTGTGTTCCGTGGGCAAAACTCTTCCTCCGCGTTCTCCGCGCCTCCGCGAGAAAAGATCCCTCCCCTGACTCCGAAGGACTGCCGGAATCTCTCGCGGAGAGGAAAGCCATGTAGACCTTCCTCTGCGAACGCTTCTTAGGACCTTATCCAGATGTAACCGCGAAAAGCCAATCACACCCGTGGGGCTTACCGCGGAGGCGTGGGTTGAAGGACCACAGGCCTCGAGGTCGAATCGACTGCATGCTCGGTGAGGGTTCCATCCGGCCATCGAACCTGGAGTCCGGTAGGTTGTTCCGGTCTCGCCAGAATGGTGAGGCTTCCATCGCAGGAGAGATATCCACTACCGCCATGAATTTCGCGCCTGGGGCCCCACCGAGTGCCGAACTTCAGTCGCAACGATGCTCCGTAGCATTCAGGGTTTCCGGGTGGGCCCTGCAGCTTAACAGAGAGGCCCGGCCGAGCGGTTTGATTGCGCAGAAGCACGACCGAACCCCGATTCTGCGACACCGCTAAATCCGGGCGACCGTCCTGGTCGAAGTCAGCGGTGGCGCTGCCGCGCTGCTCGCCGTAGATCCGCAATCCGCTGGCCGTCCCGGAGAGAGCCTCAAACCCACCTCGGCCGTCGCCTCGAAGCAGCAACCCTCGACCCGATGCCGATCGAGGTGTTTCGGGAGGGCAGGCGAACCAGTTTTGGGCGACGAACAGGTCCTCGGAGCCATCGCCATCGAAGTCCGCCACCGTCAAGCCGGTCGCCACGCTGGTCTGCGCTTCGAGGGGGAGCGAGCGGGCTTCGAAAGAGTCGCCGCGGTTCAGCAAGAGGACGCTGCTGGAGGTGCGAACCACCAGGGTCTTGGCACTGGCCAGCGAATCCCCGAGCAACTCCCGTATGTCGGCCGAGGCGAATTGGCGATAGGTGGAGAATCGCTCTTTGATCCAGGGAAGCGACGCTGCTAGCGCATCGAACGCTCGCCACGGAACCCGACGCGCTTCCGCGTTCGTGTCTGCAAACGCTTCGACCAGATCGATGGCACCGCCGCCCGAGAAATCGCCATAATGGAGATACCACGGGAGCAGGCTGCTGGAGGGATGGTTCCATCCCTGGTTGGAGGCGACTAAATCCATGCGGCCATCGCCGTCAAAATCGCCGGCGGCCAATCCGTGCCAGAATCCGGTCAGCTGATTGAGGGTCTCTACCTCGCGGACCGGCGGAGACAGTTTGGAGAGATCCACCTTTAGACTCCAGGTGCCAAATCGCCCCTGATCGTTTCGCAAGACCGAGAGGCCGCCCCACTCGGAAGCCGCCACCACATCCAGGTCCCCGTCGCCGTCCAGGTCGGTACTGACCAGCGCGCTGACTCGATTCAACCCCCAGCTAGCTGGATCGACGCGGTCATCCACCTTCCAGCCGGTTGGGGTCTGAAGGACCAGGGCTGAGGGGCCAGATTCGGGGAAGCGTCCCAGTCGTGTGAGGCCTCCCACCCACAGGTCCAGATCACCATCCTGATCATAGTCGCCGACCGACATCGGTCCCGCCTCGCCGGAGATGAAGGAGGCCACGCCGCTTCTGCTCCAGCTCGAATCCTCGGCTGGCACCCCCTCCTGCACCAAGGCCGGAGCTCCCGGCTCGCTTTGACTTGAGACCGCTACCTGGTTTCCCGCCTTGAGGACCATGAGTTGATCGTTCGTTGCCACCGCCCCAGCAAACCCGGCTGTGAATCGCACGCCGTTGACCGAAGATTGGTTCGTGAGCACCAGGGTCCTTCCGCCACGTCCACTCGTCATCACCAGGTCCTCATCGCTGTCTGCATCCACGTCCATCCACGTCAGGCCGGGGCCTCGCCGAGAAAGGAGTTGAGGCAGGAGAGGTTGGACGGCCAGTTCGTCCCAGTCGGGATCGAGATGGCGGATCGAACCGGGTAGGGTGACTTCCGCAAACCAAGGCTGCTGGACCGACGGCGTGGTTTTGGGCAGAGGGGCTGCGACGGGCTCCTCAATTTGATAGAGCCGATTTGGGACGATGTTCGAAATGGTTTGTACGGCACGGGAGGGCCACTCTACCTCCAACCGATAGCTGGCGGGGGACGCGGGAAGGGCGAAGCTTCGACGCTTTTGGTCAGCGCTTAGGTAGCGTCCGCCAGCGATGATGTGCTGCTGTTGGGTAAGACCGGCGCCTACGAGTCGCAACCGCGCTCCTATCCCCTCGGTGTTGGGGGATCGCCCCCGCAGTTCCACCGCAATGCGTGGAGCCCTCGCTTGGTTCAGGTAGATCAGGCACTCCTGATTCAGTCGCCCGATCACCACATCCAGGTCTCCGTCGTTGTCCAGATCCGCGAGCCCTAGGGCCTGCGAAATCCCTGGCTCGCTCCATCCCCATTCTTCTCCAAGTTCTCGGAACTGGAGCTTGCCTTCGTTGCGAAAGATGAGATTACGCTGGGGCAGGCTAGGGTAGAAATCCAGGGCTGGACGGTTTGAATGGGCCGCGGAACGGTCGAGTTCGTTCTGGGCATCCATGTCCAGCACGTCGTGGTTGTTGCCAGCGGCGATGAGCACATCCTCCCATCCATCCAGGTCCACATCCAGCAAGGCCACGTTCCAACTCCAATCAGAGGCCGCCAATCCGGCGAGCCAGGCGGTTTCCGCAAAGGTGCCATCACCCCGGCCTAGATGCAGCGTGTTGGCCAGGACCTCGGGCACGTAGGCGGGATCGGACAGCGGCAAAGCGTGTTCGACCTTGAGCGCGTTCGCTCGTTGTCGCTGGCGCTCTGAATGGCGGCGGCTGAGCATCTCGACCGCCAGAAAATCATCGTTGCCATCGTGGTTGAGATCCCCGACGTCCACCGACATGGACGACAGCGGCATCGCTCGCCAAGCCCGAGGATCGATGGCTCGAAAGCGACCTTTGCCGTCGCCCACCCAGAATCGGTCGCGTGAACGGAAGAAATCATTGCACACATAGATGTCACTATGGCCGTCACCCGTGAGGTCGCGCAGCAGGACCGACAATCCCCAATCTTCCGGGACCTGGGATAAAGGCTTTCCCTGCTCGTCGAGGAAGGAGCCGCCCGTCCATGCCACCGCTCTAAAGATCCCGTTGCCCTGATTCAGGTAGAGCATATCCGGCTCACCTTTTTCGATGACTTCGACCTTGCCGTTCGCGCGCAGCACCCCGAAGAATCGATCGGCCGGTGTGACCTCCACGCGACCTTGCACCACCCGGGCCGTGATTTGTGGGCTTTCCGGTTCATCCCGGGCCGTGGTGGCGCGATAGCACGTGACGTACAAATCCAGGTCGCCGTCTCCATCGATGTCAGCCATGGACATCGAGGTCGCGGCGCTGGTCCGATTGAGTCCGCTGCGGGATGATTCAACGAACCGAGCGGCGCCGCTGTTGAGAAAAAGCCGGGTCCCGGTGCCGAGGCCGTTCACCAAGAGATCGAGGTCGTGGTCTCCGTCGACATCCGCAAAGAGCGCGCCGGTGGAGAACTCTCCCGGGCAGGCGACGCCGGCCATCGCGGCGATCTCTTCGAAGGTCCCATCGCCTCGGTTGCGGTACAGCGCGTTCGAGTTCTCGGACCCGCAGAAATACAAATCCACCCACCCGTCCCCGTCCACATCGCCCAAGGCCAGTCCGGCACCGTTCTCCAGAATCTGGTTATTGGCGGCCATAATCGAGGAAAGCTGGTTGGTGAAGCGGATGCCCGAGCGATCGGAGGTGCACCGGGAAAACCCGGGCGGCTCGGAGCCGGGCGAGTTCAGGTGGGTCCACCGCCATCCGGATTCCTGATGCCAGACACTGGCGGCTACATCGGCGGCCTGACTGCCGGGGCCTTGCACCAGCTGAAGGATCCCCAGGAGCGCCGCCAACCACCCCGTTCGGCTCGTCCTGCTTGCGGACGGCGCGGCGAGGGTAGGGCCGGGCAGCTGAATCCGGCCTTCGACGGAGCGGTCGGTCACGAGCGCAGTCAGAGCGGTTCGGTATCGCATGGTGCGGTGCCCGGGCGGGGGCGAGCGGATGTGCTGGCGATCGCAAAAAAAACCCCGGCATCCAGGCCGAAGCCTAGATGCCAGGGAGTGCGTTCTCAAGAACAGGTTAGCGTCGGACCCGGAAGTAGCGCTGGCCTGTCGCCGTGGGGATCAGCGCGGGTGAGGTCAGGTTAGCCTCCGTCTGCCAGGGCCCTCCCACGGCGGCGGCGGATTCCACAAGACCCTCGGTCCATGTCAGCTGCAGCCCGTTCGGCTGCACGGTGTAGGTCAGGCGCGGCGGGATGATGCCGTAGACCTCGACCTCCGTCATCTGCAGGAAGTACTGCGGGACGGGATCGCCCAGCGCCAGGATGCGGAGCCAGGAGCCGCGGAAGTCGCCGAATCCGTCCTCGGGCCGAATCGTCACGACCGTTCCGGCTGTTGCCCCGGCGTTCGTGCCCGGTTCGGTGAAGAGGTCTGCCGCCCAGTTGACATCGCCCAGCTCGCCGTTGTTATCCGCGTGCAGGGACACCTGGAAGTTGGCCAGCCGCTCCGGGCAGCAGCCATCTTGGCGCGGATAGATGTCGATGTGCTCCACCGGGACATTGGCACCCAGGTCGACCCAGTAGGCCATGCCGATTTCGATCGTTTGATCCCCGTGCAGAACGGCGTTGCGATCACCATCCACGATTTGGGAGATGTTCCAGTTGCCCGGCCCCCAGAGCGGCCGGTTCGAGAAGGCCGGCTGGCCTTTGGCATAGTTGTAGTCGAAAAGCGCCTGGGCCGGCGCGGTTGTTTGGTTAGGCACGCCGGGATAGGAGATCACGCAGCGGAATTCCGCAGTCAGGTCTGCGTCCGTCAACGGCGGGGTGCGGTAGGTAGTCGCGGTCGCCCCCGGGATCTCCACCCCGTTTCGGGTCCACTGATAGGTGATCAGAGCCGGGTCGCCGTTCACGACTTTCCCGGCCGCGTTGAACAGAGCGGTTCGGCCGGGCACGGTGCTGTAGTTCACCGGTTCCCGCACGATGCTCAGGATCGCCGCCGGCGCCGCGTACTGGCCGAGGACTTCCACCTCGTTCATCTGGAGCGCGTAGGAGGTCACCGGATCCTCCAAGCTGAGGATCTGGATCCACTGTCCTTCGAACGTGCCGGCCGGATCGAGATCTGCGGTCACGTTAACCACCCTCCCGGCGCCCGAGCCCGGGTTGGTACCATCGGTGAAGAGATCCGCCGACCAGACTGGATCGCCCAGCTCGCCCGCATTGTCCTTGTGGACACTGACGCGGAAGTTCTTCAGCCGTTCCGGGCAGCAGCCATCTTGGCGGGGATAGATGTTAAGCTGCTCGAACTTCACGGGAAGTTCCAGGTCAATGGTGTAGGCGAAGCCTGGATCGATGGTGGCATCGCCGTGGAAGCCGCCGGCGCGATCGTTGTCCACCAGGGCCGCGATGTTGGCGCCGCCCCACAGAGGCCGATTGGTAAAAGCGCGTGCGCGGTAGCCCAGGTGGATTCGCAGCGTCGCGGGATCCGAGAGGATGGGAGTCAATCCGGGGTAGCTGATCACACAGCGATAGACGGACTTATCCTCGTCGGCGAGCACCGGCGGCGTCTGGTAGACGGAGGAGGTGGCTCCCTCAATGTTCGCCCCGTTCTTCTGCCATTGGTACGTCAGCAATGCGGCGTCTCCGTTGACCACGTTGGCCACCACGGCGAAGCGGGCGGACGTGCCGACGCCGACGACCGCGTTCGCGGGCTGCTGATTCAGCAAAACGCTCAGACCTCCCAGGATTTCTCCCAAGGCTTCGACTTCGCTGATCTGTAAGGCGTAGTCTGCGGGGGCGGCATCCAGGGATTCGATGCGGATGTACTGTCCTTCAAAGATGCCGGCAGAGTCGTTCTCCGCGATCAACTCATCCTTGCTGCCGGGCCCGGATCCGGGATCCGTGCCGTCGGTGTGAAGATCCGCCGTCCAAACCGGGCTCCCGATGGTCCCGCCATTGTCGGGATGAACCGTCACGCGATAGTTGGTCAGCCGGGTCGCGCAGCATCCGTCCTGGCGCGCCCAGACCACCAGTTTGCTCAATCTCACCCGCGCTCCCATGTTGATAGTGTAAGCCAGCCCGGCGGGCGGCGCGACATCCGCATGGATGATGGATCCGCGGTTGCCATCGACGATGTTTCCAGGAGGCGCTCCGGCGTATAGCGGCGCGTTGGCGGTGACGGCCGCGTTGAGCGCGCGATTGATTTCGGAAGGAGGCACTTCGGCGTAGACTTCCAACTCGGTCATCTGCAGCGAGTATTGGGGCAGCGGATCCTCCAAGGCCAGCACCCGAACCCAACGGCCGGTTTGACCGGCAGGGACCTGAATATCGACCTTCTTTCCCGCACCCGATCCGGCGTTCTCTCCGGCCGCGGTCAGGACGTCGGTTCCCCACACTTCGGTGCCCAGGGCTCCGGCGTCATCCTGGTGGAGCGACACCCGGAAGTTCCTGAGCCGCTCCGGACAGCAGCCATCCTGACGCGGGTAGATGGTGATTCGGGAAGGCGTCACGTCTTTACCCAGATCCAGGCTGTAAAAGAAGGGAGCGGTGGGAGAGCCCGCCTCATGGATCTGGCGAGAACGATCTCCATCGATCAGAAAACCAATCTGATCTCCAGCCCACAGAGGGCCCGAGGCGTAGGCGGTGCCTGCCGGGGCAACGTTGGCGAGTTCTGCTGGGAGAGGGGGCGTGAACAGCCCCATGGCTGCGAGGCACGCGACGAGCCGAAGTCGGTATTTGTTTATCATGGATGTTACGAGTTCATCGGCGACCCGGGCGGCAGGTCAACTCCAGCCACACAAGACGCCGATAGGTTTACTACACTCCCGGGCCAGCGAACGCGACGGAGTAAGGCCGCCGCTCCTGACAGCACATCAGCTGGGTCCTAGTCAGACGAAATCTGGGGCGGATTTCATCTCACCTGGCACACAACTCGTGATTCCACCGGTATAAGCCGGACATGGCACGGGATTTTCGCTATATATAGACCAAGTGAGCTCGATGGTGAAGCGAAATCCGTGTGAGGTTCCCGTCCCATCCCAGTCAAACCGATGGTGACTAAATGACTTGGCTACCCATCCTTTCCCGGGAGTTGTTGAGCGAGGCGCGGCATCCCATGTCCACCTGGTTGCGTTGGGGGTGCGTCCTTTTGATGGGGGGGATCCTGGGAGCAGCAATCGCGGACGAGGGTGGCATGGTGATGGGTAAGGGGAGCGCATTGTTTGGGGTGCTCCAACCAACCCTCTTCACCGTGATCTGTATCGTTGTGCCCGTCCTGACGTGCGATGCCATCAGCCGGGAACGGAGGGATGGAACCCTGGGGCTGCTGTTGATGACCCCCCTGCGTGCGCGAGATGTGGCGATCGCTAAGACGCTCTCCAGCATGCTGCGGGCGCTTACTATGGTTCTAGCGACTCTCCCCGTGCTGGTGATTCCCGTGCTCGCAGGCGGTCTGAGTGGATTGGATTTGCTTCGTGGGCTGTTAATGGACGGCATGGCTTTGGTGGCGGCCATGGCTGCCGGTTTGTTCGCCTCGAGCCGATGTCGAGAATTCCATCGCGCGGCAGCACTGTCGATTCTGGTAGCCTTCGCAACGATGCTGATGCTGGGCGGCCTGCAGCCGCTCTATTTGGTCATTATGTGGAGCGTGGGACTCACGCCAGGAAACCTCGGCAGCCCGTTCGAACCTGAGGTTTTTTTCATGATATTCACGGCGGGGAGTTGGTTGCTCTGCTCGGGTTGTTCGGACATCTGGCAGCAGGCGAGAACGTCCACCACACCACCGGTGCTCTGGCTCTGCGTGGTTCAGCTTTTGTCAGCTCTCTGCTTCTTGCAGTGGGTGGTGGGGGCGATGGACCGCAGCCTGCCGAGATGCTTGGCAGAGCTGGGTCCAACCGCGCGACAGGAGCGATGGTGGCGTCGGCTCTTCACTCCGGTGATCTTCCGCACCGCTTTGCGAATTTCCGCTCGAGGCAGAATGGAGCGAAATCCATCAGGGTGGCTGCAACGACGCGGCTGGGAGGCTCAGCTGGCCTCCCGGGGTGGGGCGGTCGGGCTCCTCGCGTTGGAGTTGTTCCTGGCGCTGTTTGTTCTGCATTCCGACTGGATCAGCTCCCGAGACTTTCTGGAATGCCAACCCTTCCTCGCCGTACTGTTTGTAATGGTCGTCTCCTTTAGTTCGGTCAATAGTTTTCGGCGTGAGTTGGAAACAGGAGCGTTGGAACTTCTCGTCGTGACGCCCCTGACCGTCAGGGAGATTGTTCGAGGCCGGGTGTGCGGTTTATGGGGTCAGTATGTGCCAGGGGTTTTCGTATGGCTGGCCTCGGTAGCGATGATCTGCATCGTTGATTTTCCGGCGGATCACTTGGGCTCTGAACTGGTCGAGTTCCTGATCTTGGTGGTCCCGGTGTTTGTGGGTGCCTTTCTCGCGCTGCCCATCATTGGGTTGTCACAGTCGCTGCAACTTTCCAATTTCATGCTGCGGTGGTTGTTCACCCTGGGGCTGGGACTGATCTTGCCGTTGGTCATGCCGATGGCCGTGGTTTGGTCGGCCGAGCTGCTCAGTCGCGGTTCGGGAACTTTTTTCGGCCTCTGGAGCGATGAGACGCTGCTCTTCTGCATCACCGTGACCGCTCTGATCCTCCAGGGTTTGTTTGCGTGGATCTCCGCCCGCAGCCTAGTCCGACGCCTCGCCACCCGCTCGTTTGCGATGGGGGCGTAGCGAGGGGGAAACGTCCGGCATGGGCGACTAGTGTAGTGTGGGCCGTCTCGGCCCATGGGCTTCTGAGACTTGGGTGGCCGACAGACCGGGGGTGTCGCTGCGCTCCAGGCCCCGGCTAATTTCTTTGAACCCTGCGGGTTCTTGGCGGACCTAACACCTAACACCTAACACCTAACACCTGGCAGCTAGCACCGAACGGACCGCTATCCAGTAGCGCCCAGATGCCGGTGGACCATCTCGAGCAGGGTTTCTGCGGTGAAAGGTTTGGCGAGGAACGCGCTGGATCCCGTGGCTTCCATTGCTCCCGCTGAAGCTTGGCCGCTCATGAGGATGATAGGGAGTTGAGGAAGCCGTTTTCGAATCTGTTGAATCATCGAATAGCCGTCCAGCACGGGCATGTCGGCATCCGTCAAAACGAGTCGGATCGCTGGTGGGTTCTCCAACAATATTGACAACCCTTCCGCACCGTTGCTTGCGGAACGGAAACGATAGCCATGCTCTTGGAGGGTGGCGGTGAGCATTTCACGAACCGCGGTGTCGTCGTCGACTACCAGGATCAGTTCATCCTTTCCGCGCGGGACTACAGAGCTAGTGGCGGGTTGGTGCGCCGCCGGTGCCGCCTTGGCCTTGGGTAGATAAACTTCGAACGTGGTGCCGGCTCCGAGTTCGCTCCGGAGATGAATGAATCCGCCGTGGCTCGCCACGATTCGAGCGGTGGTTGAGAGCCCGAGCCCGGTACCTTCGCCTGGCGGCTTGGTGGTGAAAAAGGGCTCGAAGAGTTTGGGTAAGACGTCTGGCGAGATCCCGGTTCCGGTGTCCGCTACCAACAACATCAGATAGTCGCCGGGCAGGGCATTCGGTATCTCTCGGGCCTCCTCGGCGCTCAGGGTGACATTGTCTGCAGCCAGGGTGAGCTGGCCGCCTTGGGGCATGGCATCCCGCGCATTCACACACAGGTTGAGCAGTACTTGATGTAGCTGGGTGGCGTTGCCGGTCACCTGCCATAGGTCGGGTGGAACCATCAGGCCGGGGGAGATCGACTTAGGAAATGTCTGAGTGATGATTCGCTCCATCTCACGAAGGAGCAACGCAGGGTCGAGGTTCGATCGCTCTCCATCCCGCCCGCGGGAGAAGGTCAGGACCTGCCTCACCATGTCCGCCCCTCGGTGGGTGTTCGACTCCATGACGGTCAGCATGCGCTGGGTCTCGTCGTCTGAGATCCGCTTCTTGAGGCGCTGGATCCCCAGCAACACCGGCGAGAGTGCGTTATTGAGATCGTGAGCCATTCCGCCAGCCAGGGACCAGACCGCCTCCATTCGTTGGCTGCGCAAGAATTGGGCCTCGATTTGCTTTCGGTCGGTGATGTCGCTGTTGATGGTCAGGATAGCTTTTGGTTTGAGTGTATCAGTAGAAAGGAGTGTCCATCGGCTCTGGACGATGATGGAGCGGCCGTCACGGGTGGCCTGCACCATTTCGCCCTGCCATTCGCCCTGACGCAGGGTCGTTGCGCGCGCCTGGGCGGCTTGATCGCGGCAAGGAGCGAACATTTGGTCCGTCACACCGGACTGGCCAAACTCCTGACATGTCCATCGGTAGAGTGTGGTGGCGCCCGGGTTCGAGAAGACGAAGGTTCCAGCCAAATCCTGGACGAGAATCGCATCCTGGGCCTGATCGATGAGCGCTGCCTGTTCCCGAATTTTCGCGTCGGCGATCCGACGGGCTTCCTCCAATCGTTGGCGAGTCTGGTACCATTCCAGCGAGTGCGCGAGCACGGAGCTGGTCAGGGCGATCGGGACTTGGACCGCCACGATGATGAGCCAGGGAAACCAGACGTTCGTTTGGCTGAATGCCAGTTGGGCCAGCCCCACGGTGATCGTTGTCGCGATTGCGGCGGCCATCGCCGCGGGGACGGGACGCAATCGCGCGAGCCCAAAGACCAGCAGGCTTCCACTGGCCAGCAGCCAGCCCGATTCCGCACGGGGCGACAGCCTTCGCAGCCCATCCTGGCGAAGTCGATTCAGCATCTGGGTAGCATGGATCTCGACCGCCGGCATGAAGAGTTGGTGACGCCAGGACGGAAAAGGGCTTTGAAACTCATCCCGACGTTCGGCGAACCCGCCGGTCAGAGGTCGGGCTCCGATAAACACCACCTTGTTCTCGAAGAAGTCATCGCTCTCGCCCTCGGGATCCAAGGCATTGCTGTAGCTGACATGCGGAATGGTAAGAGCCCGGCCGTAGTAGCGGATCCAGCCGGGGGC
The sequence above is drawn from the Verrucomicrobiales bacterium genome and encodes:
- a CDS encoding VCBS repeat-containing protein → MRYRTALTALVTDRSVEGRIQLPGPTLAAPSASRTSRTGWLAALLGILQLVQGPGSQAADVAASVWHQESGWRWTHLNSPGSEPPGFSRCTSDRSGIRFTNQLSSIMAANNQILENGAGLALGDVDGDGWVDLYFCGSENSNALYRNRGDGTFEEIAAMAGVACPGEFSTGALFADVDGDHDLDLLVNGLGTGTRLFLNSGAARFVESSRSGLNRTSAATSMSMADIDGDGDLDLYVTCYRATTARDEPESPQITARVVQGRVEVTPADRFFGVLRANGKVEVIEKGEPDMLYLNQGNGIFRAVAWTGGSFLDEQGKPLSQVPEDWGLSVLLRDLTGDGHSDIYVCNDFFRSRDRFWVGDGKGRFRAIDPRAWRAMPLSSMSVDVGDLNHDGNDDFLAVEMLSRRHSERQRQRANALKVEHALPLSDPAYVPEVLANTLHLGRGDGTFAETAWLAGLAASDWSWNVALLDVDLDGWEDVLIAAGNNHDVLDMDAQNELDRSAAHSNRPALDFYPSLPQRNLIFRNEGKLQFRELGEEWGWSEPGISQALGLADLDNDGDLDVVIGRLNQECLIYLNQARAPRIAVELRGRSPNTEGIGARLRLVGAGLTQQQHIIAGGRYLSADQKRRSFALPASPASYRLEVEWPSRAVQTISNIVPNRLYQIEEPVAAPLPKTTPSVQQPWFAEVTLPGSIRHLDPDWDELAVQPLLPQLLSRRGPGLTWMDVDADSDEDLVMTSGRGGRTLVLTNQSSVNGVRFTAGFAGAVATNDQLMVLKAGNQVAVSSQSEPGAPALVQEGVPAEDSSWSRSGVASFISGEAGPMSVGDYDQDGDLDLWVGGLTRLGRFPESGPSALVLQTPTGWKVDDRVDPASWGLNRVSALVSTDLDGDGDLDVVAASEWGGLSVLRNDQGRFGTWSLKVDLSKLSPPVREVETLNQLTGFWHGLAAGDFDGDGRMDLVASNQGWNHPSSSLLPWYLHYGDFSGGGAIDLVEAFADTNAEARRVPWRAFDALAASLPWIKERFSTYRQFASADIRELLGDSLASAKTLVVRTSSSVLLLNRGDSFEARSLPLEAQTSVATGLTVADFDGDGSEDLFVAQNWFACPPETPRSASGRGLLLRGDGRGGFEALSGTASGLRIYGEQRGSATADFDQDGRPDLAVSQNRGSVVLLRNQTARPGLSVKLQGPPGNPECYGASLRLKFGTRWGPRREIHGGSGYLSCDGSLTILARPEQPTGLQVRWPDGTLTEHAVDSTSRPVVLQPTPPR
- a CDS encoding sigma-70 family RNA polymerase sigma factor, producing MEAAVPKDRGSYDADTAFKLYLREIGLVKLLTPSEEIDLAARIKKGDKKAREQMIKANLRLVVKIAHDYEGFGLPLLDLVSEGNIGLMKAVERFDPSKGGKLSTYGAWWIKQSIKRALANQSKTIRLPVHLVDKISRMRRVSMKLQEVFGREPTDEELGEELGISPSRVAMMRTAAIRPASLDAPIGDDDSNTYAEVVEDENADSPYEELEDKTVTNMLQEMVKNLEQREATILRYRFGLDGGPERTLEEVGEKFGVTRERIRQIQNLALNKLKRMIEKLEAVQK
- a CDS encoding lactonase family protein — its product is MSIPRFYESAAYLLRAMLLLGCLAAPQVQSQSSWVYFGTYTGKSSRGIYVSRFDSKTGVLGPAELAVETKDPSYLALHPGGKFLYAVNEVAEFKGKPGGGVSSFQIDPKTGLLTSLNSESSRGGAPCHLIVDKAGKHVLVANYTGGSVGVLPIAADGSLKPMVSFVQHTGKGTNPARQEAPHAHAIYLDAANRYALVSDLGLDKVLVYRFDAQTGILSLNDATLAEFNPGAGPRHFAFLPRERAGYSLNEIQSTITTLSYDRRRGQLSALQTVSTLPPDFTGGNGTAEIFVHPTGKFVYASNRGHDSLAVFKVTDSQGRLSPVQHVPIGGRTPRGFGIDPTGRWILVGNQSSDQATIFRIDSRTGKLTAAGAPVPVGSPVSVHFLKMK